The Chryseobacterium nakagawai genome has a segment encoding these proteins:
- a CDS encoding Fur family transcriptional regulator, with amino-acid sequence MDTIQKEKNIALIKDVLRNYLLEKGFRNTPERYTILEEIYNMDHHFNVDDLYLLMMQKKYHVSKATIYNTIEIFLDAGLIRKHQFGEKTLTSSSYEKSYFDKQHDHLVIYKKDSDKEIEEIIEFCDPRIQGIKEAIEEAFGVKIDSHSLYFYGTKND; translated from the coding sequence ATGGATACAATACAAAAAGAAAAAAATATAGCATTGATCAAGGATGTTTTAAGAAACTACTTATTAGAAAAAGGGTTCAGAAACACTCCTGAAAGATATACAATATTAGAAGAAATTTATAATATGGATCATCACTTTAATGTTGATGATCTGTATCTTCTGATGATGCAGAAGAAATATCATGTTTCTAAAGCAACCATTTATAATACTATTGAAATCTTTCTTGATGCTGGTTTAATCCGTAAACATCAGTTCGGAGAAAAGACCCTTACCTCTTCATCTTATGAGAAGTCTTATTTTGATAAACAACATGACCATCTGGTGATCTACAAAAAAGATTCGGATAAAGAAATTGAAGAAATTATTGAATTCTGTGACCCAAGAATCCAAGGAATCAAAGAAGCCATTGAAGAAGCATTTGGCGTAAAAATTGATTCTCATTCGCTATATTTCTATGGCACTAAGAATGACTAA
- a CDS encoding aminotransferase class IV, whose protein sequence is MENQYFTSDALNVRNRAFIWGDAVKVSFFVRDGKLIMDEECYFFLMASMRKMRMNIPLTYTLEFFQSLFQKDIIDGKGIKNGIINFQVFRNQDAVTLAKSSISYFYEVEEMDDILAVHQRPLELDMIKEINVNNNLLSNIRVHSPENIYGGIYAQENDLDDVILLNPNKRIARTTSGNLLFMEGDVIKVPKQTEGAYISPLMENFVTFLHKSKLADIQEHEIIAFESQKAEEILMISDEKGIFSVGKIRNKTFETSRFTELVESWKKSFNS, encoded by the coding sequence TTGGAAAATCAATATTTTACATCAGACGCATTGAATGTAAGGAACAGAGCCTTTATTTGGGGCGATGCAGTGAAGGTTTCTTTCTTTGTAAGAGACGGTAAATTGATCATGGATGAAGAATGCTATTTCTTCCTGATGGCTTCCATGAGAAAGATGAGAATGAATATTCCTTTAACCTATACCCTGGAGTTTTTTCAGTCCTTATTCCAAAAGGATATTATAGACGGTAAAGGAATAAAAAATGGAATTATTAATTTCCAGGTATTTAGAAATCAAGATGCTGTGACATTGGCAAAATCTTCAATTTCGTATTTTTATGAAGTTGAAGAGATGGATGATATCCTTGCGGTTCACCAAAGACCTTTGGAGCTGGATATGATTAAGGAAATTAATGTAAACAATAATCTGTTAAGCAATATCAGAGTACACAGCCCGGAAAATATCTACGGAGGAATTTATGCTCAGGAAAATGATCTTGATGATGTTATTCTTTTAAACCCTAATAAAAGAATTGCCCGTACTACTTCCGGTAACCTTTTATTTATGGAAGGCGATGTAATTAAAGTTCCAAAACAGACAGAAGGAGCTTATATCTCTCCTTTAATGGAAAATTTTGTCACTTTCTTACATAAAAGTAAACTGGCTGATATCCAGGAACACGAGATTATTGCATTTGAATCTCAGAAAGCAGAAGAGATTTTAATGATTTCTGATGAGAAAGGCATATTTTCTGTAGGTAAAATAAGAAATAAAACCTTTGAAACTTCCCGATTTACAGAATTGGTAGAGAGTTGGAAAAAGAGTTTTAACTCATAA
- a CDS encoding START-like domain-containing protein yields MAKHKVHYEFPMHCLSEILYEYLATAEGLSEWFADEVTEKGDDFFFSWGGGPAEKATLIRYKPEGFVRFRWEEDEGTKNFFEMTITIDDITEDLALNITDFCEEGDEEENAMYWENLIENLRIKLGAA; encoded by the coding sequence ATGGCGAAACATAAAGTCCATTACGAATTCCCAATGCATTGTTTATCAGAGATTTTATACGAATATCTGGCTACAGCAGAGGGGTTGTCTGAATGGTTTGCGGATGAGGTTACAGAGAAAGGCGATGATTTCTTTTTTAGCTGGGGCGGAGGACCTGCTGAAAAGGCCACTTTGATCAGATATAAGCCTGAAGGTTTCGTGCGTTTCAGATGGGAAGAAGATGAGGGAACTAAAAACTTCTTTGAAATGACAATCACAATAGATGATATTACAGAAGATTTGGCACTAAATATTACAGATTTCTGTGAAGAAGGTGACGAAGAAGAAAACGCAATGTATTGGGAAAATCTTATTGAGAATCTCAGAATAAAATTAGGCGCTGCATAA
- a CDS encoding KUP/HAK/KT family potassium transporter: MAEVTEGGHHFDLKKLSFVGVIVSLGIVFGDIGTSPLYVMKAIVNARKDGATMPFDEYIEGALSCIIWTLTLQTTLKYVIIALRADNKGEGGILALYSLVKKLKKKWLYVVAIIGASTLVADSVITPSLTVMSAIEGLKIYNPETPVVLITLVILFIIFVVQQFGTASIGKFFGPVMVTWFLVLGISGSMHIFDHIEIIRAFNPMYAYNLITHSSSAIVIMGAVFLCTTGAEALYSDLGHCGAKNIRISWIFVKLMLILNYLGQGSWLLDNYHQVHNGVNPFFGIMPEWAVLPSVILATAAAIIASQAVITGSFTMFSEAMSISFWPNQHIEYPSGIKGQMYIPRINWGLMAFCFVVVIFFQKSERMEAAYGLTITITMLMTTILLLYWLSRTRVSKIFIAGFAVVYLFLESGFFYANVIKFVDGGWLTMVLGGFIAVCMYAWYNGRLIKANFIQYVKIDKYVSILKDMKLDESIPKYATNLAYLSRAKRNDEVESKIIYSIIKKQPKRADHYFILSIVNQEDPYTFKYTVDEILPGTVYKINFLLGFKVDRRINDYFNMVLRDLMADGTIPSRSSHPSLRAHNIPPDLKYVIIDNTYINDILLTVKQKITLNIYNFVKYIGSDDFKAWGVSSHNVEVESAPITELTVYDNKIEQSGYFRHNS, encoded by the coding sequence ATGGCAGAAGTTACAGAAGGCGGTCATCACTTTGACTTAAAGAAGCTTTCATTTGTAGGCGTTATAGTTTCGCTTGGAATCGTTTTCGGAGATATTGGGACCTCACCACTCTATGTAATGAAGGCGATTGTGAATGCAAGAAAAGATGGCGCTACGATGCCATTTGATGAATACATTGAAGGAGCATTATCCTGTATCATCTGGACATTGACGCTTCAGACCACCCTGAAATATGTGATTATTGCTTTAAGAGCAGATAACAAAGGGGAAGGTGGAATTCTTGCGTTGTATTCACTAGTAAAAAAACTCAAGAAAAAGTGGCTCTATGTAGTCGCCATTATTGGAGCATCCACACTCGTAGCAGATAGTGTAATTACCCCTTCCTTAACGGTGATGTCTGCAATTGAAGGGTTGAAAATCTATAATCCTGAAACTCCGGTAGTTCTCATTACTTTAGTCATTCTATTCATTATTTTTGTCGTACAGCAGTTCGGAACAGCCTCCATTGGTAAGTTCTTTGGTCCAGTGATGGTAACCTGGTTCCTTGTTTTAGGAATTTCAGGATCCATGCATATTTTTGACCATATTGAGATTATCAGAGCTTTCAATCCAATGTATGCATATAATCTGATTACGCATTCCTCAAGTGCCATTGTAATTATGGGAGCAGTATTCCTATGTACAACAGGAGCCGAAGCTTTATACTCAGATTTAGGACACTGTGGTGCAAAGAATATCAGAATCAGCTGGATTTTTGTTAAGCTTATGCTTATACTGAACTATTTAGGACAAGGATCTTGGTTGTTGGATAACTATCATCAGGTACATAATGGAGTGAATCCATTCTTTGGAATTATGCCGGAATGGGCTGTTCTACCAAGTGTAATCCTGGCTACTGCGGCAGCAATTATTGCCAGTCAGGCGGTTATTACAGGATCATTTACCATGTTCTCAGAAGCTATGTCTATTTCTTTCTGGCCGAATCAACATATTGAATATCCTTCAGGGATTAAAGGACAGATGTATATTCCTAGAATTAACTGGGGATTGATGGCTTTCTGTTTTGTAGTGGTAATATTCTTCCAGAAATCAGAACGCATGGAAGCTGCCTATGGACTTACCATTACCATTACCATGTTGATGACTACAATTCTTCTTTTATACTGGCTGAGCCGTACAAGAGTAAGTAAGATTTTTATCGCTGGTTTTGCTGTTGTATATCTGTTCCTGGAATCAGGGTTCTTCTATGCTAACGTAATTAAGTTTGTAGATGGCGGTTGGTTAACCATGGTATTAGGTGGATTTATTGCCGTATGTATGTATGCATGGTATAATGGAAGATTAATTAAAGCCAACTTCATCCAATATGTAAAAATTGATAAATACGTTTCTATCCTTAAAGACATGAAACTGGATGAATCCATTCCAAAATATGCAACAAACCTTGCCTATTTGAGCAGAGCCAAAAGAAATGATGAAGTTGAATCAAAAATTATTTATTCCATCATCAAAAAACAGCCAAAAAGAGCAGATCATTACTTTATCCTGAGTATTGTGAATCAGGAAGATCCCTATACATTTAAATATACGGTAGATGAAATTCTTCCTGGAACCGTTTATAAGATCAATTTCCTTTTAGGATTCAAAGTAGACCGAAGAATTAATGATTATTTCAACATGGTATTAAGAGACCTTATGGCAGATGGAACCATTCCTTCAAGAAGCAGCCATCCGTCTTTAAGAGCCCATAATATACCGCCGGATCTGAAATACGTAATCATTGATAACACCTATATCAACGATATACTTTTAACTGTTAAACAGAAGATTACCCTTAATATTTACAACTTTGTAAAGTATATAGGAAGTGATGACTTTAAGGCTTGGGGAGTGTCTTCTCACAACGTAGAAGTAGAATCTGCCCCTATTACGGAACTTACTGTTTATGACAATAAAATTGAACAGTCTGGGTACTTCCGTCATAACTCGTAA
- the pdxH gene encoding pyridoxamine 5'-phosphate oxidase, whose translation MENLHDKRKVYDKSQLIESEIKQNPIEQFRDWFLDANESSEVSEANAMAVSTVEEDGCPRTRMVLLKAYTHEGFIFYTNYNSRKGKAIENNHKACLHFFWPNLERQIIIKADLEKVAENLSDGYFHSRPKGSQLGAVVSPQSQEIPDREFLEERLKDLEKEYENTEVPRPDHWGGYLAKPYEIEFWQGRPNRLHDRIVYTLEDLDWKISRLAP comes from the coding sequence ATGGAAAACCTGCACGACAAAAGAAAAGTGTATGATAAATCCCAACTTATTGAAAGTGAGATAAAACAAAATCCAATTGAACAGTTTAGAGATTGGTTTTTGGATGCGAATGAGAGCTCTGAGGTGTCAGAAGCTAATGCCATGGCAGTATCTACAGTAGAAGAAGACGGTTGTCCGAGAACAAGAATGGTATTATTGAAGGCGTACACTCATGAAGGGTTTATTTTTTATACCAATTACAACAGTAGAAAAGGAAAAGCAATAGAAAACAATCATAAAGCTTGCCTGCACTTTTTCTGGCCTAACCTGGAGAGACAAATTATTATTAAAGCTGATCTTGAAAAAGTAGCGGAGAATTTGAGTGATGGTTATTTTCATTCAAGACCCAAGGGAAGCCAGCTAGGCGCTGTAGTTTCTCCACAAAGTCAGGAAATTCCTGATCGTGAGTTTCTGGAAGAAAGATTAAAAGACCTGGAAAAAGAATACGAAAATACAGAAGTACCAAGACCGGATCATTGGGGTGGGTACCTTGCAAAGCCTTATGAAATTGAATTCTGGCAGGGAAGACCTAACCGTCTTCACGATAGAATTGTATATACATTAGAAGATCTGGACTGGAAGATTTCACGATTGGCCCCATAG
- a CDS encoding OstA-like protein, translated as MRIILFLFIFISTLSFAQDKTPVKRDPYLQTPLPAKPQPLKPEDKIKLINADKIIKDPTKYDGNQYFVGNVQIEQKGSILTADEVVLYSEENFAKAIGNAKLQNADGSVITAGEMEYDGNTQKGVARKNVVLTDPKQTIKTDVLYYDKLSSQAYFNTGGTISDTQGNVMYTKSATYFLDTKMIDFVGNVKIDNAQYIIEGVNIKQNQNTKVAEFFGPTTITNRANPKNRVYTERGTYRMETKEAFLNKNSKIFYNDKILTGDDMYFNQITGFGKATGNVKLDDPKERRYMKGGYGEIFEKKDSSMMTKNPYAVKIMEKDTAYFAAEKIISYQKPDSLDITIKKSFLRAYKKARMYKSNAQGRADSIAFNETDGVMHMYTKPILWSGEKQVTGDKVEAYFNTKNENIDSLKVIGNAFAISKVDSLTLKDEFNQVKGKFMTVYYQGNDIKEARVVGNAQSIAYVDDVNKETQKPERIGITLSACGIIGALFEERALQIISCSIGATADTYPMSKIEPSRRKFPDFNWNTKDRIRKWQDILVDSPDYEETKYSSDNELYDHAQEAIEKERAKEEAKKPKRVRK; from the coding sequence ATGAGAATAATCCTTTTTCTGTTTATCTTTATTTCTACGCTTAGTTTTGCGCAGGATAAAACTCCTGTGAAGAGAGATCCTTATTTACAGACTCCTTTGCCTGCAAAACCTCAGCCGTTGAAGCCTGAAGATAAAATAAAACTTATCAACGCAGATAAAATTATTAAAGATCCCACAAAGTATGATGGTAATCAGTATTTTGTAGGAAATGTTCAGATAGAACAAAAGGGATCTATACTTACCGCAGATGAAGTTGTTTTGTATAGTGAAGAAAACTTTGCAAAAGCAATTGGAAATGCAAAGCTTCAGAATGCTGATGGCTCTGTGATTACAGCAGGAGAAATGGAATATGATGGGAATACCCAAAAAGGTGTTGCCCGGAAAAATGTTGTCCTGACAGATCCTAAACAAACTATTAAAACTGATGTTTTGTATTATGATAAGCTCTCAAGTCAGGCTTATTTTAATACAGGAGGTACTATTTCCGACACTCAGGGAAATGTAATGTATACTAAGTCTGCAACCTATTTTCTCGATACTAAAATGATTGATTTTGTAGGAAACGTGAAAATAGATAATGCTCAATACATTATTGAAGGAGTTAATATCAAGCAGAATCAGAATACCAAAGTAGCCGAATTTTTTGGACCGACTACCATTACCAACAGAGCTAATCCAAAAAACAGGGTGTATACAGAAAGAGGAACCTATAGGATGGAAACCAAAGAAGCTTTCCTGAACAAAAATTCCAAGATCTTTTATAATGATAAAATCCTTACTGGTGATGATATGTATTTTAATCAGATCACAGGTTTTGGGAAAGCCACGGGAAATGTAAAGCTGGATGATCCGAAAGAAAGAAGATATATGAAAGGCGGGTATGGTGAAATCTTTGAGAAGAAAGATTCTTCAATGATGACTAAGAACCCTTATGCTGTAAAAATTATGGAAAAAGATACCGCATATTTTGCAGCAGAAAAGATTATCTCTTATCAAAAACCGGATTCTTTAGATATCACTATCAAGAAGAGCTTTTTAAGAGCTTATAAAAAGGCAAGAATGTACAAGTCCAATGCGCAGGGAAGAGCAGACTCTATTGCTTTTAATGAGACGGATGGTGTTATGCACATGTATACAAAACCTATTTTGTGGAGTGGTGAAAAACAGGTGACAGGAGATAAAGTTGAAGCCTATTTTAATACCAAGAATGAAAATATAGATTCCTTAAAAGTAATTGGAAACGCCTTTGCCATTAGTAAAGTAGACTCTTTAACCCTGAAAGATGAATTCAATCAGGTGAAAGGTAAGTTTATGACCGTTTATTATCAGGGTAATGATATTAAAGAGGCTAGAGTAGTGGGAAATGCACAGTCTATTGCTTACGTAGATGATGTAAATAAAGAAACCCAAAAACCAGAGAGAATTGGAATTACGCTTTCGGCTTGTGGTATTATTGGTGCTTTATTTGAGGAAAGAGCATTGCAGATTATTTCCTGTAGTATTGGAGCTACTGCAGATACCTATCCGATGAGTAAAATAGAACCTTCAAGAAGAAAGTTTCCTGATTTCAACTGGAATACGAAAGATCGGATCAGGAAGTGGCAGGATATATTGGTAGACAGTCCGGACTATGAAGAAACCAAATATTCTTCAGATAATGAACTGTATGATCATGCTCAAGAAGCTATAGAAAAAGAACGGGCCAAAGAAGAGGCTAAGAAGCCTAAAAGAGTCAGAAAATAA
- a CDS encoding pyruvate dehydrogenase complex E1 component subunit beta: MAEYTFREVIAQAMSEEMRKDESIYLMGEEVAEYNGAYKASKGMLDEFGPKRVIDTPIAELGFTGISVGAAMNGNRPIVEFMTFNFSLVGIDQIINNAAKIRQMSGGQWNCPIVFRGPTASAGQLGATHSQAFEGWFANCPGLKVVVPSNPYDAKGLLKTAIQDNDPVIFMESEQMYGDKMEIPEEEYYLPIGKADIKKEGKDVTLVSFGKIMKLAMQAAEDMEKEGISVEVIDLRTVRPLDFDTILESVKKTNRLVILEEAWPFGSISSEITYMVQQKAFDYLDAPIKRITTPDAPAPYSAALFAEWFPKLEKVKEEIKKAMYVK, encoded by the coding sequence ATGGCAGAATATACTTTTCGTGAGGTAATTGCACAGGCAATGAGCGAGGAAATGCGTAAAGACGAATCCATTTACCTGATGGGGGAGGAAGTTGCAGAATATAATGGTGCATATAAAGCTTCAAAAGGAATGCTGGATGAATTTGGTCCAAAAAGAGTAATCGATACACCGATTGCAGAACTTGGATTTACAGGGATCTCTGTAGGAGCAGCAATGAATGGGAACAGACCTATCGTAGAATTTATGACATTCAATTTCTCTTTAGTAGGAATTGACCAGATTATCAATAATGCGGCGAAGATCCGTCAGATGAGTGGTGGACAGTGGAACTGCCCAATCGTATTCCGTGGACCTACTGCTTCTGCGGGACAACTAGGTGCAACTCACTCTCAGGCTTTTGAAGGTTGGTTTGCCAACTGTCCGGGGCTTAAGGTTGTAGTACCATCAAACCCTTATGACGCAAAAGGATTGTTGAAAACAGCTATTCAAGATAATGATCCAGTTATTTTCATGGAATCTGAGCAAATGTATGGTGATAAAATGGAAATTCCTGAAGAAGAGTACTACTTACCTATCGGAAAAGCAGATATCAAGAAAGAAGGTAAAGATGTTACTTTAGTTTCTTTTGGTAAGATCATGAAGTTGGCGATGCAGGCAGCTGAAGATATGGAGAAAGAAGGAATCTCTGTGGAAGTTATTGACCTTAGAACAGTTCGTCCTTTAGATTTTGATACTATTTTAGAATCTGTAAAGAAAACAAATAGATTAGTGATCTTAGAAGAAGCTTGGCCATTTGGATCAATATCTTCTGAAATTACTTATATGGTACAGCAAAAAGCATTTGATTATTTAGATGCTCCAATCAAGAGAATTACTACTCCTGATGCACCTGCACCTTACTCTGCTGCATTATTTGCAGAATGGTTCCCTAAACTTGAAAAAGTAAAAGAGGAAATCAAAAAAGCGATGTACGTTAAATAA
- a CDS encoding YqgE/AlgH family protein has protein sequence MNHSYKGKILISTPDISGDIFSRSVVLVIEHNESGAFGLILNKKNSQMSSKIKEFFDFKIEVYDGGPVENDKVFFIVKGDEKVTEIYTDITDEFYLTEDIERIINAVLANELDIHNIKIFSGYSGWGPNQLDSEVQRKMWTVVDVYNLDYTLPNDQTLWKSIMQNLGGEFLLWANSPEDISLN, from the coding sequence ATGAATCACTCATACAAAGGTAAAATATTAATCTCGACACCTGACATTTCCGGCGATATTTTTTCCAGATCGGTAGTATTGGTTATTGAACATAATGAAAGTGGAGCTTTTGGTTTGATCCTGAATAAAAAAAACAGCCAGATGAGCAGTAAAATTAAAGAATTCTTTGATTTTAAGATCGAGGTATATGATGGTGGTCCTGTAGAAAATGATAAGGTATTTTTCATTGTAAAAGGAGATGAAAAAGTGACTGAGATCTATACTGATATCACTGATGAATTTTATCTTACTGAAGATATTGAGCGTATCATCAATGCTGTTTTGGCCAATGAACTGGATATTCACAATATCAAAATTTTTTCCGGATATTCAGGGTGGGGCCCTAATCAACTGGATAGTGAGGTTCAGAGAAAGATGTGGACAGTAGTTGATGTTTATAATCTGGATTACACTCTTCCGAATGATCAGACTCTATGGAAATCTATCATGCAGAATCTTGGCGGAGAATTCTTACTTTGGGCTAATTCCCCTGAGGATATTTCATTAAATTAG
- a CDS encoding DUF2147 domain-containing protein: MKKIMLTFALSLFGVMTFAQIEGKWKTIDDETKQAKSIVEIFKKSDGKYYGKVSQLLIKPADPNCTACKDDRKGKPILGLEIIRGLKKEGDEFTGGSITDPKTGKTYKCTITKSGDKLNVRGYLGLSLLGRTQVWEKAN; encoded by the coding sequence ATGAAAAAAATAATGTTAACATTCGCGCTTTCTTTATTTGGTGTGATGACCTTTGCACAGATAGAAGGAAAGTGGAAGACAATAGATGATGAAACCAAACAAGCTAAATCTATTGTAGAGATCTTTAAGAAGTCAGACGGGAAGTATTACGGGAAAGTATCTCAGTTATTGATTAAACCGGCAGATCCTAACTGTACAGCTTGTAAAGATGATAGAAAAGGTAAACCAATTTTAGGATTGGAAATTATCAGAGGTTTGAAAAAAGAAGGAGATGAATTTACTGGTGGGAGTATTACTGATCCTAAAACAGGAAAAACATACAAATGTACCATTACAAAAAGCGGTGATAAGCTTAATGTAAGAGGGTATTTAGGATTATCATTATTAGGAAGAACCCAGGTTTGGGAGAAAGCTAATTAA
- a CDS encoding aspartate aminotransferase family protein: MHKDFFIYQAQTTKFAAGFEVEKAEGNYIYGTDGRKYLDFVAGVSANTLGHSHPKIVNAIKEQADKYLHVMVYGEYAQEKPIALCKLLAEATPEPLEVTYLVNSGAEAIDGSLKLAKRYTGREEIISFKNSYHGNTHGALSVSGNENHKREFRPLLPMITFIEFNNENEFEKITEKTACVILETIQGAAGFLVPNDDYLIKLKRRCEEVGALLILDEIQPGFGRTGKLFSFEHFGMVPDILVMGKGMGGGVPVGAFMSSRKIMETLSHSPKLGHVTTFGGNPLIAAASYATLKEVLESGLMEEIEEKEKLFRELLVHPKIENINGKGLMLAVNLGEPEYTLHVAKKCMENGLIVFWQLYRNEYLRISPPLTLSLDEIRQGCQIILDILNEN, encoded by the coding sequence ATGCACAAAGATTTTTTTATATATCAGGCACAAACCACAAAATTTGCTGCAGGTTTTGAAGTTGAAAAAGCAGAAGGAAACTATATCTATGGTACGGACGGGAGAAAATATCTTGATTTTGTGGCAGGAGTTTCTGCCAATACATTAGGGCATTCACATCCAAAAATAGTCAACGCGATCAAGGAACAGGCAGATAAATATCTTCACGTAATGGTGTACGGAGAATATGCTCAGGAGAAACCCATTGCATTATGTAAATTACTTGCAGAAGCTACTCCGGAACCTCTGGAGGTAACGTATCTGGTGAATAGCGGTGCAGAAGCTATTGATGGAAGTTTGAAGCTGGCTAAAAGATATACAGGAAGAGAGGAGATTATTTCCTTTAAAAACTCCTATCATGGAAACACCCATGGAGCACTAAGTGTTTCAGGAAATGAAAATCATAAAAGAGAATTCCGCCCATTATTGCCAATGATTACTTTTATCGAATTCAATAATGAAAATGAATTTGAGAAAATTACAGAGAAAACAGCGTGTGTTATTCTAGAAACAATTCAAGGTGCTGCAGGATTTCTGGTTCCAAATGATGATTATTTGATTAAGCTGAAAAGAAGATGTGAAGAAGTTGGTGCACTTTTAATTCTGGATGAAATTCAACCCGGATTTGGAAGAACAGGGAAGCTATTCTCATTTGAACATTTTGGAATGGTTCCGGATATCCTTGTAATGGGAAAAGGAATGGGAGGTGGAGTTCCAGTAGGAGCCTTTATGAGTTCCAGAAAAATTATGGAAACGTTATCCCATTCTCCGAAGTTAGGTCACGTTACGACTTTTGGAGGGAATCCACTGATTGCTGCAGCCAGCTATGCTACTTTGAAAGAAGTGCTGGAAAGCGGTCTAATGGAAGAGATAGAAGAGAAAGAAAAGCTGTTCAGAGAACTTTTGGTTCATCCGAAGATTGAAAATATTAATGGTAAAGGTTTAATGCTTGCCGTAAATCTTGGAGAGCCTGAATATACCTTGCATGTTGCTAAAAAATGTATGGAAAATGGGCTTATTGTATTCTGGCAGTTGTACAGAAATGAATATTTGAGAATCTCTCCACCTCTTACATTATCTCTTGATGAAATTCGACAAGGTTGTCAGATTATACTTGATATTCTGAATGAAAATTAA
- a CDS encoding N-acetylmuramoyl-L-alanine amidase family protein, producing the protein MKGITLLALSIFSTAFLSFTPLNKKYIIIDAGHGGNDNGAVYGCFSEKDITLKIAKEIQKLNGKQDQYEMILIRNEDTYPTLSERTNQINKLNPEMVISLHVNTSSQEETSKHGTEIYVQNAEDSKKLAGKIYKKFNVRKIEERNNLHILRETKAPAVLVELGFINNSADRAYITSENGQKEIAKKFVDIINEN; encoded by the coding sequence ATGAAAGGTATTACATTACTTGCTTTATCAATCTTTTCGACTGCTTTTTTATCATTCACCCCTCTTAACAAGAAATACATTATCATTGATGCCGGCCATGGTGGAAATGATAATGGAGCCGTGTATGGCTGCTTTAGTGAAAAGGATATTACATTAAAAATCGCAAAAGAAATTCAAAAACTTAATGGAAAGCAGGATCAATATGAAATGATTTTAATAAGAAATGAAGACACTTATCCCACCCTTTCTGAAAGAACCAATCAAATCAATAAACTGAATCCTGAAATGGTCATTTCACTCCATGTTAATACCTCTTCTCAGGAGGAAACTTCTAAGCATGGAACTGAAATATATGTTCAAAATGCTGAAGACTCTAAGAAACTGGCAGGAAAAATCTACAAAAAATTTAATGTTCGTAAAATTGAAGAGCGTAATAACCTCCATATTTTAAGAGAAACCAAAGCACCTGCTGTACTGGTTGAACTGGGATTCATCAATAATTCTGCAGACAGAGCTTACATTACCAGTGAAAACGGACAAAAAGAAATCGCAAAAAAATTCGTTGACATCATCAACGAAAATTAA